Proteins encoded by one window of Melanotaenia boesemani isolate fMelBoe1 chromosome 10, fMelBoe1.pri, whole genome shotgun sequence:
- the LOC121647984 gene encoding ankyrin repeat and SOCS box protein 13-like isoform X1, with the protein MEITRARPSLYGEIAHGLGFWTDRSAVHEAAAQGRALQLQQLIEGGAAVNIVAVDSITPLHEACIQGQTQCVRLLLEAGAQVDARNIDGSTPLCDACAAGSLECVKLLLEYGATVNPPLFTFSPLHEACMGGNSACVQLMIDRGAFMEAHDCHYGTPLHVACARQHYDCAKVLLVAGANVNAAKLHETALHHAAKTKNIDLIELLVEFGGNVFARDNLNKKPIQYTTVGSPSHLCLEFYENTPLSLQQLSRVNLRRTLGTRACDVVSKLGLPKRIVQFVKTVSLNKLLLKAMQSHNNPSQVISLFGLV; encoded by the exons ATGGAGATCACTCGGGCCAGGCCGTCCTTGTATGGAGAAATCG CTCATGGCCTTGGATTCTGGACAGACCGGTCAGCAGTGCACGAGGCTGCTGCACAGGGCAGAGCCCTCCAGTTGCAGCAACTGATTGAGGGCGGTGCAGCAGTTAACATTGTGGCTGTGGATTCCATCACCCCCCTGCATGAGGCATGTATACAGGGTCAAACCCAATGTGTCAGACTGCTGCTGGAAGCTGGTGCACAG GTGGATGCTCGAAACATTGACGGCAGCACTCCGCTGTGTGATGCCTGTGCAGCCGGTAGCCTGGAATGTGTCAAACTACTATTGGAGTATGGAGCTACTGTCAATCCTCCACTATTCACCTTCTCTCCTCTTCACGAGGCTTGCATGGGAG GTAACTCAGCTTGTGTTCAGCTTATGATTGATCGAGGAGCTTTTATGGAGGCTCATGACTGCCACTATGGGACACCACTTCATGTAGCTTGTGCCAGGCAACATTACGACTGCGCCAAAGTACTCCTCGTTGCAG GGGCAAATGTGAATGCTGCCAAGCTCCATGAGACCGCGCTCCATCATGCAGCTAAAACAAAGAATATAGATCTTATAGAGCTTCTAGTGGAGTTTGGGGGGAATGTCTTTGCCAGAGATAATCTCAACAAAAAACCCATCCAGTACACCACTGTGGGATCTCCGTCTCACCTTTGCCTTGAGTTCTATGAGA aTACTCCTCTTAGTCTGCAGCAGCTCAGCAGAGTGAATTTGAGGAGGACTCTTGGCACAAGAGCCTGTGACGTTGTTTCCAAGCTGGGTTTGCCCAAGCGCATT GTTCAGTTTGTGAAGACCGTAAGTTTAAATAAGTTGCTGCTGAAGGCCATGCAAAGCCACAATAATCCCTCACAAGTAATTTCACTGTTTGGGCTGGTTTAA
- the LOC121647984 gene encoding ankyrin repeat and SOCS box protein 13-like isoform X2 translates to MEITRARPSLYGEIAHGLGFWTDRSAVHEAAAQGRALQLQQLIEGGAAVNIVAVDSITPLHEACIQGQTQCVRLLLEAGAQVDARNIDGSTPLCDACAAGSLECVKLLLEYGATVNPPLFTFSPLHEACMGGNSACVQLMIDRGAFMEAHDCHYGTPLHVACARQHYDCAKVLLVAGANVNAAKLHETALHHAAKTKNIDLIELLVEFGGNVFARDNLNKKPIQYTTVGSPSHLCLEFYENTPLSLQQLSRVNLRRTLGTRACDVVSKLGLPKRIVSFLSYIPPPVFEM, encoded by the exons ATGGAGATCACTCGGGCCAGGCCGTCCTTGTATGGAGAAATCG CTCATGGCCTTGGATTCTGGACAGACCGGTCAGCAGTGCACGAGGCTGCTGCACAGGGCAGAGCCCTCCAGTTGCAGCAACTGATTGAGGGCGGTGCAGCAGTTAACATTGTGGCTGTGGATTCCATCACCCCCCTGCATGAGGCATGTATACAGGGTCAAACCCAATGTGTCAGACTGCTGCTGGAAGCTGGTGCACAG GTGGATGCTCGAAACATTGACGGCAGCACTCCGCTGTGTGATGCCTGTGCAGCCGGTAGCCTGGAATGTGTCAAACTACTATTGGAGTATGGAGCTACTGTCAATCCTCCACTATTCACCTTCTCTCCTCTTCACGAGGCTTGCATGGGAG GTAACTCAGCTTGTGTTCAGCTTATGATTGATCGAGGAGCTTTTATGGAGGCTCATGACTGCCACTATGGGACACCACTTCATGTAGCTTGTGCCAGGCAACATTACGACTGCGCCAAAGTACTCCTCGTTGCAG GGGCAAATGTGAATGCTGCCAAGCTCCATGAGACCGCGCTCCATCATGCAGCTAAAACAAAGAATATAGATCTTATAGAGCTTCTAGTGGAGTTTGGGGGGAATGTCTTTGCCAGAGATAATCTCAACAAAAAACCCATCCAGTACACCACTGTGGGATCTCCGTCTCACCTTTGCCTTGAGTTCTATGAGA aTACTCCTCTTAGTCTGCAGCAGCTCAGCAGAGTGAATTTGAGGAGGACTCTTGGCACAAGAGCCTGTGACGTTGTTTCCAAGCTGGGTTTGCCCAAGCGCATTGTAAGCTTTCTTTCTTATATACCACCTCCTGTTTttgaaatgtaa